The genome window TGCAGCGCCAACCGAACAGCCTTATCTCCAGCACGTTGATGTGCTCGGAGACCTGATCCCCAGACCACTCCCCGACTGGCAATGGCCGTCGAGGTAAGCCCCCCAACCTGTCATTTGTCATCGCTCCAACGATTCCTAGACTTGGTGGAGTATGAGtgaatcgtcgaaatagatatgtacatttattttcctggAGTGATGAAAACCTACGCCAACCTGTAGCAGTTTGATGAAAACCAAAGTGACAGTCGTGATACCAAAAGGATTTAGTTTTGTGGTAATGAGCTGTGCTTTACCATCGTGTCTTCAGGACAAAACAAGGATAATAATTCGAACACAGTGGTACGTTTCGTTCTGGCACGAGCCGAAAATTTATATTTCCAGTTGTTCACTAAAAGAGTGGATTATTACGGTTCTAACCACGTTCTAATTATAATTGGGGCCGGGATGGCTGATTGTtatgatgtctcgacatataaccacaatcactccacctctgggtagctTGTTCGAATTTacaggggcagttgccaggtattgactgctggcggtgtttttttctccgggaactccgcctttcctccaccaataaacctggcacatccttacatgaccatggctgttaaaaatgcaattgtagtttggaactgtctgaatcatagatcagtaaatatgtaatttatgtaataataataatgatatttttttctctatgagtAGTGTTGGGAGGGGGGATGTCCACGATTCTTCTGCTAAAAACATATAATCCTTTTAAAATAcccatatgtttacacaagcgtaagtgcaattcgaaatgactggtacaagttgttttgtccatcaattgttttactcGATTTACtcgattttttagggaaaaaaagctgaaaaatttcaaaaaatgagaagacgtaacatcattattatgatttaatcgtattcagcatgcttcaatcatatcaaaatatgtgtttatttgcctctgaatgttgtctggttctctatctatgcgtatatatgcgaatgtgtcactTTGAcaaatttttgtgattttttatggtgggggggggggggagtccctctctttttccgacctcattgatgcgatctgtctttttatagtacacatatgtttacataagggttggttcaattcgaaatgactgttacaaggtgatttgtccatcattttttttttacttgtgataaaaattatgacatttaccgatttttagagaaaaaaagctggaaatttcattgttttcccgtcatttcacaaaaataagaagacgtaacgtcattattatgatttaatcgtattcagcatgtttcaatcatatcaaaaaatgtgtttatttgtcttttaatgttgtctggttctctatctatgcgcatatatgcgaatgtgtcattttggccatttttgatacctgaaatccaagatggccgccatatgacccccatgggacattagttgtcaatggcaacaagcataaaatgaaactagacatcataccggtcctaaaaaaccatgtttcgaaaaactgccagaggggtacatgggaacctacttctcctcccccactaccTGGTATATCCCACGCAGTACACTCATATCGTCTGTTTACATCGATACCCATGCAATGCCGCAGTCGTAGTTTACTTGAACTTATAACCGTAAAGAATGGCGGGATATCTGTAATAATAACTTTGCTATGGGGAAAAGGCAGCTAATGCATTAAGAGTCGGgtattactacattttgtgacacTCGAGTAGAATATCGCTATAATATCcctatccacgtatgaaagagtcttataatatcaTAAATCAAATTTGTTTGTTACGAGCAAAAATCTTAGTGTACTCTCATTATAAACCGGTtagcggtttatttagagtacactcagatgtTTGTGTggtatctccataacataaaaaaaatctattaaaattaatccttaaaggcccaccacctttccgaaacggcttttaatttttaaaatgggaatgtaaaacgagatagATAATtgtgtagagttgcaaaagttattaacttaccgttaatactacactcatcatcatctcctgaacaaaataattaaaataaataaaatgttaattttcataaatgttATCGGTCCTATATGAAAACTGAACGTTGCAGTATGTGTTCATTGTAAGCATATCATTGTAACAAGATATGAATAATTGAGCACTAAAAGTGTTTTTTACACGCGGAATATAGAAGCTAAAATGGTTATGCGTGACATCCTCGggacatattatatatactatacattgtatattattctatatatagttattttgtattcaaaacatatttatgcTACTAGTAATCATGTTTTCAAAAGGTACAAGAAACCATTCGTAACAAATTCTTAGGTTGAAACTGGAGATGGCATTCCAGATATGATGTCAAGATGGCGTCATAATTACCTTATGACCTATCATCTTTATATCTATAATGGTCTGTTTGCATAGCATGTGATGATAGGCAAAATAAAATTAGacggatatgaaggatagggatatacCACTTGAGGgtcacaaagtgttgtaaaacCCTAGACTTACCGAGGGTTTTACATCATTTTGTGATCTCGAGTttagaatatctctatccttcatatccacgtatttttttcccatacctcgacgttttattgcaattctACTATTATGATTTTCCGccactttgaaataaattcgaaaaaaaacttgactgcaagtcaattctccatacataaAAATTGCGCGATATTTCCAACGCGaattccgttgtttgtatcttttaaagtaaatcgaACCtatagtttctgaaaaaattaaaactgtaccggaaaatagaaattttgtcgACCCTGCGGCGTCACGAGACTTTATTGCATAGTATGGGTAGcaatgcaatacagcctcaggcgacatgagtatatcgtcctagaccagccagtattacacgtatAGGTATTAGAGAAAACATGGTCCTTACTGAATTCTGAAAGCATGTAgtttatagttttataatttttatataattatttgctatatttttagataaaacattttattaactTAATTGCATTCTAACGGGTACGATCCTCTGGGTCCCATTAACATATAGATGTATATAATTGactattttaaaagttatatttttgtttgatacaCGTATTACCATAATattcaaaacaacaataaacagTTTACAACAAAAAGTTTGTATGTCTGagaataaatacatgtatttgactaacctgttttatattattttgtaacgTGCActtaacatacatacattttcaAATTTGTAGAAAACCATGAAGATCAGCTTAACTAGTCGAGTCCTAGCCTGGGCGGCGTGGATGACACTGATGAAGCATGGAACATGCTGGGATGGCTTCTCTTCTATAAAATCCTTTTTTGAACCAATCACATGTAGATTCAGTCGGGAATGTTGTAATGATCATTATATTAAACTTGACGAGCAAGGTAAGATATCGACTAACACCAGAACGCCACAAACAACCACAAAACAATCTTTAAATTACAGGTTTAAATATAATACGAAGTGATGGTATGTGAAAACTTCCCATagctatataatataaacaataaaccATTAAACACCAGGGGTTATCAACGAAAGAACATGGGAATAGTCCGTGCTATACAGATTCTTTACAAATGAGGTAATGTATGGAATAGGTGGTAATAAAACATTTACCACCCAAATCATTTCAGCCCTAAAGAAGTCCCTAGAGAAACATGTGTATGGACAACACTTGGCTAAGGCTGCAATACTAAAGCATTTCCACGCCCAGGCGAGACCTGTGGACCAAACAAAAGCTTTGTCTCTCTCCTTCCACGGGGGAACAGGGACGGGGAAAAACCTGGTGAGCAGAATCATCGCTGAAAGTATATACAGGAAAGGAATGAAAAGCAAATTTGTTCATCTCATAGCAGCAACAAATGAGTTTCCACATCTTCACAAAGTGCACGAATATAAGGTAAAATTAAACCCTTTTACAAATGGATCAGTGAATCACATTGTTGTCTTTAGTGatgttgatatatgtatatgaaattcAAATTCATCAATCTCACATTTTTGTGTTACAACAAATAACATGCGGGATATAAAATGACCTTTTTAATGTtttccagttggcattcatagactgaatatgaatgccaactgaactGAGACTTACTCCATGAAGCGCGCTacaatgcttataattacatttgataacaattttaggATGAAATCCTAAAATATTTTGGATCTacagtaataaataaaaaagaattcattatcgtcaaagacaattgtgacgtcaaaatAAGCGGACGGCAGTTCATAGACTGGTGAAtaccaactgcgcttggtatgGTTACATTGTAGGGCTGCAGTGAAACTATAAATATACCTATATTAAACACTTCCACCACCTGCACACTTTACGCAAGCCCAATGTTGTATGTTTTCATTCTCCCTTTCTATATCAGGTAATTTTAAAGAAGAAGATAGAAGCCAGTGTGTCCAAGTGTGAGCGCTCCATGTTTATATTTGATGAGGTAGATAAAATGCCTGCTGGCCTTCTGGACATCGTAAAGCCATATCTAGACTTCTACGAAACCTTGAACAACATAAACTACAGAAAAAGCACATTCATATTTCTCAGGTAAAGTccaaatatataaatcatacacGTAATTTTTGTACTCGTTTTTCGTTGTTGATGGTTGCCATGCAAATAGAAAATCCTGATCTTTACAAATGTGTAGTAACAATGGTAAAGTGCAATTCACAAGTGTGTATATGTTGTCCTTAGTAACACGGCAGGCCATGCCATACAAAAGAGGTCAATTGGACATTGGAGAGATGGGCGAGACAGAGAAGAGCTGCAACTCGTTGACATGGAGCAACTGATTATTACTGAAGCATTAAACGAAAAGAACAGTTAGTATTGCAATAAACCTAGTTGATATCACGGAAAGAGGAGGGGGTGCAAACGCTGTTTGAGGGATACGTATACTGTTAAAATAAGATGGAATTACAGAATAATTGTCATATTAATGCATTTTCAATCATATGCTATAAATCGTCTGTAGTTTTCAGTGAGGATAATGATGACATGACAAACTACCACACCTTCTCCTTGTGAGTTTGAAACATAATAGGACAGGTGTCATGTTTTTATCGCGCGTGTCAGCGATAGTTCTCTGCTTCTTTCTGTCCCTATCTTAACATGTCCCGAAATTATGTATGTTGTTAATCACATATAGAATAAAATCTAAGCATCTCTCATCGCAAATACTAAGTTAACTGGATTACAATCATCGCTAATATATCTATCTCTATGTTCCAAGGTGGCTTATGGCATAGCAGCATTCTCCTCTACCATATGGTGTCTGCCCATGTGCCATTTCTGCCTTTGGAGCGTCGACATGTTCGCGAGTGTGTTAGAGATTGCCTTGTCGCCAAACGGTATTACCCTCATCGTGACGCTATAGATGACAGGGATGTACGGGAGATCACAGACCAGCTATCATATTATCCGGAGGAAGAACAGTTGTTTTCTGTGACTGGCTGTAAGCGAGTACCAGACAAAGTGGATTTTATCATGGCATACGACAGATTTAATAAGTATAAACATTGATACTCTCAGTTAATATGTTGAGAGTGAATGTGCCGATCGTTCTTTCCGTTCGTAAAAGTCCTATAAGTACTGACTTCTGCTGATATTGTTTAGTTCTCTACCGATTAAACAGTTAGTATCCGTTTGGCTGCCCTTTCACCGGGTCTTCATTTCTTCATGCATTCGTatattctttatcaaaaattaaatatattcgCGTTCTGGGTTGTCCTGTCATAGTGTCAGCATTTTAGTTATTTCGCTTCTTTGAGGATTCCTATTAAATACAgaacaacaatattttttcGAAACGATCTTATTTTCACAATTGTCCAGAGTAAAGTTAATGTTGCTAGAAAATCATTGTCAATTAACACACTAGTAGCTCCAATGTTTTCCATCAAGCTACATAGTCTATACTTACGTATTTAGTATCGAGTATCAAAATATCTGTGCAACTATTAGGGTCATGGTATCCATTGCTTGGTTGCTGTTTTTATTCAATTAACTGTTAAACTGTTGTTTCTtgctatatttatataatgactATTGGGAATATGTAATGCTGTAGTTCTATTACTAAGCTTTTTTATAGCCTTCAATGTGATGTACataaatattctattttaaaTTCACATCTTGAATTAATAAGTGCTTTTCTTTTCActtatttttacttattaattAGATCTTTAGCTATAACCATATTGCACTGTATATAACTACCATATACCATACTCAGTATAACTTTCACATACGGAAGTTGTTGATACATATGCATGTTACTAGAAACAGATCCCCTGACTATGACCTAATACTTAAAAGGTGAATAGCATGCGCAGTAAGAAAATTAAAAGCAATGAATTCATTTTGTATGAGAATCTTTTATTTGAATCTTATTCAATCATAAATAAATTTTCTCAACAAGGAAGCAACGAAGTCAGGAACACGATCAGAACAGaggtaaaaattaaataatgcaTTCTGTTTGATATTAGATGTTCTCATTATCACGACTTCAATGCAGAGACTTGGCAATATTGCAGTGTTTCCTATACAAATTAGTATGTAGCTCCACATTATCGGTAGACGGCTACACTTGCTATATAGAACTTTTCCAGACACTTGTTATCAACAGTGGGATACAAAGTAATGAGGGATGATATCACGATAGGAGCACAACTTGGGAGGAACAATCTTTATCCACACAAGAGACAGAATTTAAAACCAAAGATTTACACCACTATCAAtattgtaaataacaaatatatcataAGGAAGGATTTCTATTATAGTAACTTTTTATCAGATcgtaatatattatatttactaGTAAAAAtgtttagtttttgttttacctAAACATAGTATTTAATTATCCAAGGGTTCTGAATTCCAGTTCCAGTTCGTAATTACGTTTAACGACATCTCGAGCTAGGATCGTTTTCGTTTATAAGGTTTGACTGGATGGACCTAGTTTTTCGTTTGTGAATTTAGAACAGATCTAATGATATACTGTTTTCAGACGAgtcttgacaaagccctcataGGCGTGCATTAAAATACGTAAGCAGGCCCTTCAggttttatacttgaaatagCTAATTTTACAAACGGTCCAACGGGTTGTTGCGCATAAAAGAAAACGGTCTGCCTATGTTTACATTAAGAAACTGAATCATATGAAACTGTTAgaaaaacattcattttacttgtataattatagaaagttaaagtaaattaaatatttgttcatacatttacaaaaataatcaCAAATCGGAAAATTAACCTGAATGTATGTATTCCATAAAATGTCATGAACCAACAACCAATCAGATGGTATTTTACAGAGATCTGTAGTGATAAGCAATGAATAGATCAGCAGCCTTAGTAACGTCCTTGGTTACGTCTCCCATTTCTTGTATTCCATACCATCTGGTGGCTTGACTTCCACTTTATCCTTTCCCACCTCTTTCCAGTTTGTACTCAGCACAGTTCCGCCAGACTCATACTGCAATTAGAACAGTATAAACGAAACGCCATGTTGATAAGGTTATGAAGTTAAAGCATATTTACTCAAATCTATGACATAGCAATGCACTGATCAACCATGAAGTTCATTAAACGTATTCGCACGAATGCTTATTTTACCATGCACTGATCCGAAACATATAATCCTAATATAGTAGGTTAGTGAAAAAGTTTAATCTGTGTGATTACAGTGCAGTAATAGTTTGTTAAAAGGGAAGTAGTCAGAGTGAAATTATATTATCTTTTAAATATACTGTAACTGAATGTATGGTATATGTATGTTGGAAAATCTGAatatttaaattacatgtatctattttttttaaaataaactcAAAATAGcgttaaaatcattttatctcAGATAATATGGACTCACAAAGGATTTCATCATTGCTTTCTTTGTTTCGTCGGAGCCATCGCCATAGATTTTCTGAAACAGATTGTTTAATGCTGCATCCCCCTCGGGTTTTTCTTCCTTCTCTTCATTTACGATGTCCACTACCAGCTTATCCCAGTCTCGCGTATAATGGCTGGAGGTCGGGTACTTGTTAGCGTCGTCACCCTCGCAACCTGTGGTCAGTTGAATTAATACAATAATAACTAATACAGATTTTGTATTACTTATCGTGTAGAACACCGccacacatgtacattaaaacGTTTATCATATTCATGAAACTGTGATTGTGTGATTTCATACGATTATGAAACATTCATAACCACCAAGTCTCAAACGGTTACTTTCACTGGAAAGTTCATCAACCTCTGATGTACACATACAACAATAATCATATTTTTCCATTGATAGTCATGTTCTGTTAGGCAAATCCTGTTAATTgaaatttgtacaaatgtatacatgttagaAAATAATTACACAAATGTATTGCAATCGCATTGTTGATAAACAAATTAAGCAAACAAACTTACGGTTGTCGACTGGTAAAGATGGCTGTTTGATGTTTTGAGTAGAGGAGCCATCATCTTCCAACATGGTCCAGCGTACACCTTCTACTTTCTTTAATTTTATCTCAACCTATAACAGGTTGGAACCCATTAGAACATGTTACCTCTGTATGTGAAAAGAATGAAGTCTTTTCACAACATTGGTGGTGAAAATATTAAGTGTAAAATTATTCTCCATGCTGTACCATGAACACAGAAAAGGTCATCGACCCATTCATAGATGCTGCATAATTTTAGTACATTAACAAGGACATTCAATAGCTCGtgattaattattattaaaaatattagcagtaaaacatgtttataacataCACAGTTATAATGAATCCATggttataatataataagtttcATTCCCAATCATGTATGTCCAATAATGTTACAAGAATCTACCTAATATAAAGAATAAGAGTTTATAATGTCCAGTGTTAAGCTTCCTCATGCTAATAAATGTTGTCTAGACAAAATACCTAAGCAGTCAACAAAGAGCATTACATGACAAACATCATCATGGCATACTGGACAAATAAGTGGACAAACACCACATAATACACAGCTATTTCCTTACCTTAGTAGACATGATTTTGTAGAGGGATTTTTCTGGGATGATTTTGTGAGCCAGATCTAGTTCCAGGGTGTAGTCACTGCCTGAGGGTAGTTTGATGCATACACTCACCTGGAAATGTTCACAAATTAAAAACCATTAAAGATGTTACAACAAGTATATGTCTGAAAgttaaaaattgaaatgtgTGCTaaggtaaaaatatatttccaatgAACTTCACAAGATTATCTTCAAATTATTATCGATTTTAAAGGAAAACAAAGCTCTCTTTTCAGGGTAGGAGAAAGACAGCTGC of Argopecten irradians isolate NY chromosome 7, Ai_NY, whole genome shotgun sequence contains these proteins:
- the LOC138327542 gene encoding torsin-1A-like, with protein sequence MKISLTSRVLAWAAWMTLMKHGTCWDGFSSIKSFFEPITCRFSRECCNDHYIKLDEQALKKSLEKHVYGQHLAKAAILKHFHAQARPVDQTKALSLSFHGGTGTGKNLVSRIIAESIYRKGMKSKFVHLIAATNEFPHLHKVHEYKVILKKKIEASVSKCERSMFIFDEVDKMPAGLLDIVKPYLDFYETLNNINYRKSTFIFLSNTAGHAIQKRSIGHWRDGRDREELQLVDMEQLIITEALNEKNSGLWHSSILLYHMVSAHVPFLPLERRHVRECVRDCLVAKRYYPHRDAIDDRDVREITDQLSYYPEEEQLFSVTGCKRVPDKVDFIMAYDRFNKYKH